One Halichoerus grypus chromosome 1, mHalGry1.hap1.1, whole genome shotgun sequence genomic region harbors:
- the ST3GAL6 gene encoding type 2 lactosamine alpha-2,3-sialyltransferase isoform X3 has protein sequence MNNGPVLGHEEEVGRRTTFRLFYPESVFSDPNHNDPNTTVVLTAFKPLDLKWLWELLTGGKINTNGFWKKPALNLVYKPYQIRILDPFIIRMAAYELLHFPKVFPKNQKPKHPTTGIIAITLAFHICHEVHLAGFKYNFSDLKSPLHYYGNATMSLMNKNAYHNVTAEQLFLKDIIEKNFVINLTED, from the exons ATGAATAATGGTCCTGTTTTAGGACATGAAGAGGAAGTTGGGAGAAGGACAACCTTCCGACTTTTTTATCCAGAATCTGTTTTTTCAGATCCCAATCACAATGATCCTAATACTACGGTGGTTCTCACTGCTTTTAAGCCGCTTGATTTAAAGTGGCTGTGGGAACTGCTGACGGGTGGCAAAATA aacacTAATGGTTTTTGGAAGAAACCAGCCTTAAACTTGGTCTACAAACCTTATCAAATCAGAATATTAGATCCTTTCATTATCAGAATGGCAGCTTATGAACTGCTTCACTTCCCAAAAGTATTTCCCAAAAATCAG aaacCCAAACACCCAACAACAGGAATTATTGCCATCACGCTGGCCTTTCACATATGTCATGAAGTTCACCTTGCTGGTTTTAAATACAACTTTTCTGACCTCAAGAGTCCTTTGCACTATTATGGGAATGCCACCATGTCTTTGATGAATAag aATGCGTATCACAATGTGACAGCGGAGCAGCTCTTTTTGAAGGACATTATAGAAAAAAACTTTGTAATCAACTTGACTGAAGATTGA